TTTGTCCTCAAGTATTTGGACAGTGAGCTTGCTGCCATGGGTATTTCGATGAAGTACAATGTCGAGCCAAAATAGAAATACCTCTCCTTTCCGAAATTGAATGATGCGCCTGTTTTTACTTCCAGTAGGTTGGGTTGCTGTGGTGAAGAATTGGCCATTTTACATAAACAACTGTGAGTATAATTATAAACACAACTATATACATATAACTATAAATACAACTATCATTATTACAATAAACACAACTATCACTAGTACTACAGCTAAGGAGTATAGCTATAGCTGCAATAGCcaaacacacacacacacacacacatatatatatatatatatatatatatatggCTGGCCCATTTGCATATGTGAGTGTGTCTTTTGTTCGACCTCTACATCCCCtagaaacaattgaaaTGGATTTATTCCTGCATGGCTCTCAGTTCTCGCATGTCTATTTTCGCGCAACACATTCAACTAACTCAGAGCAGAGCAAGATAATGTCCGCAATCGGctatcttcaatatctgcAAACCCTCCTCCCTCCTCGATCAGGATCTCCGCCGCCCCATCCTATTTGAAGAGTCTCTTTTAGACCCATTCACTACCAAATAGCGCACTAGAGAAAATATAGTCTATAATGCCGAGATGTGACTAAGATTCTCCAGCGAGTTGAGGTATTAGTGAGCTGATGTTTTCGTTGGTAGAACAAGGAGTACACGATATTACGGCTTAAAGCCCCAAACTCTAACACTACACTTTCGACAATCCACATAGTAGAATTATTATGTCCGCGGACATAAGTTGGGAGGACATAAAATGAGGGGGGGGTAAAGGAAACGAAGATCGTTGCTGCAGTTTATAGTTATGACCCGCCACTTTTCGTATTGACTTTCGTCTTTGGCCCTGcctttgtctttgttctAGGATTTGTCCTCGCCTCCTTCTTTGTGTTTGGCCTTATATTGTGCTGTCACACTGTAAACTACTGTTTTCGCCACTAACAGCATTTACAAATAATAGAGAGAGCGTAGGTGGAACTTCTTCTATGGCATTCACTTGTCAAATAGTGGGAAAGAGTACATTTGTTTTGTCTTCTTTTTCCCGTTTGGTCACTATTGGCCTTTGCGGAAATCATCTCCTTCCAACCTGTTCCCATAACTACAACTAGCATTGCATGCAGATCAAGTATAGATGAAGTTAAAGGTCTGGGCTCGAATGAACGAGAACTAAGCTAGAGTATTTCCGCAGATCTTAATTGTTACCAAAGTGCAACTCTAACGGTTTTGGCAATAATTCCGCACGTTTTCGGCGATGCCTCGAGCCGCAGAGAGCAATCATAATTGTCGCTTCTCTCTTTGATGAATGGAAGCAAATAGCAAAAATATGGATCCCACTGTTTATGCAAGGTATGGATAAACCCATCAACACTTTGGTCGAAGATGGTAACCACATTTCCGTGTTGTTGATGCAAAGATTATACCTACCCTTAATCCACTTTACAGCTTGTATGCTTCCTCAACAACTCTACCTGGTAAactctttttcttttccttaaTCTCTacactttttttcctcatttaCCCCCACCTCAACCCCCATTTTTACCACATTCACATCAGTCAGTCTTAGGTAATAACAccaaaaatgaagatcAAGTTTTGGTTGCCATGGATGTCATCATTGATATCCTTGGCCGAAACCATAGACCTTGCTTCGTTGGCCAATGACTGTCCAATTGACACAGTAACCGTTTACTATTCATCGTTTCTTCCATTTGGTAATGGGGCATCCAAATCCCCTTTCACATCTACAACCTTCAGCTCAACTTTACAAACACTACCAACTTCAAACCAGGAACAACCTTCAAAAAGATACACGGACACAAGCGAGTCCTCGTCTCTTGAGGGCTCAACTCCATTGGGTACTACTTCGACCGCCTTGGATAGTTCCAGCATTATCtctatttcatcaacttcataTGAAGCATCTTCTTTGTCGCAACATATTTCTTCtgaatcttcttcttccctGTCTTCTTCAGTTGAAGTTTCCAGTGATGTTCTCTCCTTTTCATCTGAAATCACCCTGTCTCAACCTACTTCGGCGGGTACTTCAGTTACTTTACAGAGCTCCTTATCAACAACTTCCGAGATCACAGTCAGTACCTCTGGTTCTACcatattttcttctgaCTTGTCAACGTCCCCTTCAATCGATTCCGAGACAAATTCCTCTCAAAGTATCCCGTCAATTTCATCGCCAATTTTAGCCTCTTCTTCTGTCTCTTCCACTTTTGTCTCTACAATCTTGTCGTCAACAAGTTCTGACCTCACATCAAGTagttcatcatcaacagttTCAACATCGATTCACAGTGAACCAACCAGTTCCAATGTTACTCCAACTGATAGTACAACAACTTCGCTGGCTTCGACACTTACCTCGCTTAATTCCTCATCATCCATATTTACTACATCTACGGGCATTTCTAACgaatcttcaacttccGCGTCAACCTCAAATGAGGGTACAAAATCGtctaatttttcaacttcaagcACTGGGACAACAACATCAGAatcaataacttcaaccCAATCGAGACATACAACCCCTAGAATATCATCAACCCTCTCAAATGAATCTTCACATTTCTCTGTTGTCTCTTCCGACACTACCGTGTATTACAGCTCATCATCTGTCGTGGTGAATTCTTCCACCAATCCTCTAAACAATGAGTCCACTAATTCTAACAGTGTTTCGTCCCACACAACACCCACCACCAATCCACCCACATCGGCTATCAAACCAACTACGAGTAATCCAGACACATTCTCGTCTAGTAAAGCAACATATAGCCTTACTACATCAACTACACTCTCTGCGTCTGGTGCATCATCTACAGGTTCATCGAGACCAGGTTCGTCTGGTGCATCATCTACAGGCTCTTCTACAGGTTCTTCCCATGTTTCATCAGGATCCGAGTCCAGAAAGTCGAGTTCAGCCTCCAGTTCAGTGAAGTCCAGTGGTACATTCTCAAGTAGACCAACGGCGTCATCGAGACCAGGTTCGTCTGGTGCATCATCTGCAGGCTCTTCTACAGGTTCTTCCCATGTTTCATCAGGATCCGAGTCCAGAAAGTCGAGTTCAGCCTCCAGTTCAGTGAAGTCCAGTGGTACATTCTCAAGTAGACCAACGGCGTCATCGAGACCAGGTTCGTCTACCGGCCCATCTGCAGGTTCATCGAGAGCATCCAGTGCGTCTGGTGCATCATCTACAGGCTCTTCTACAGGTTCTTCCCATGTTTCATCAGGATCCGAGTCCAGAAAGTCGAGTTCAGCCTCCAGTTCAGTGAAGTCCAGTGGTACATTCTCAAGTAGACCAACGGCGTCATCGAGACCAGGTTCGTCTGGTGCATCATCTACAGGCTCTTCTACAGGTTCTTCCCATGTTTCATCAGGATCCGAGTCCAGAAAGTCGAGTTCAGCCTCCAATTCAGCCTCCAGTTCTGCCTCCAGTTCTGCATCAGTAAGACGTTCATCAGCGGCCGCAGTATCTAGTAACATGCGTCCATCAGGAACATCCAGTGGTACATTCTCAAGTAGACCAACGGCGTCATCGAGACCAGGTTCGTCTGGTGCATCATCTACAGGCTCTTCTACAGGTTCTTCCCATGTTTCATCAGGATCCGAGTCCAGAAAGTCGAGTTCAGCCTCCAGTTCAGAGAAGTCCAGTGGTACATTCTCAAGTAGACCAACGGCGTCATCGAGACCAGGTTCGTCTGGTGCATCATCTACAGGCTCTTCTACAGGTTCTTCCCATGTTTCATCAGGATCCGAGTCCAGAAAGTCGAGTTCAGCCTCCAGTTCAGAGAAGTCCAGTGGTACATTCTCAAGTAGACCAACGGCGTCATCGAGACCAGGTTCGTCTACCGGCCCATCTGCAGGTTCATCGAGAGCATCCAGTGCGTCTGGTGCATCATCTACAGGCTCTTCTACAGGTTCTTCCCATGTTTCATCAGGATCCGAGTCCAGAAAGTCGAGTTCAGCCTCCAGTTCAGTGAAGTCCAGTGGTACATTCTCAAGTAGACCAACGGCGTCATCGAGACCAGGTTCGTCTGGTGCATCATCTACAGGCTCTTCTACAGGTTCTTCCCATGTTTCATCAGGATCCGAGTCCAGAAAGTCGAGTTCAGCCTCCAATTCAGCCTCCAGTTCAGCCTCCAGTTCAGCCTCCAGTTCTGCATCAGTAAGACGTTCATCAGCGGCCGCAGTATCTAGTAACATGCGTCCATCAGGAACATCCAGTGGTACATTCTCAAGTAGACCAACGGCGTCATCGAGACCAGGTTCGTCTACCGGCCCATCTGCAGGTTCATCGAGAGCATCCAGTGCGTCTGGTGCATCATCTACAGGCTCTTCTACAGGTTCTTCCCATGTTTCATCAGGATCCGAGTCCAGAAAGTCGAGTTCAGCCTCCAGTTCAGTGAAGTCCAGTGGTACATTCTCAAGTAGACCAACGGTGTCATCGAGATCAGGTTCGTCTGGTGCATCATCTACAGGCTCTTCTACAGGTTCTTCCCATGTTTCATCAGGATCCGAGTCCAGAAAGTCGAGTTCAGCCTCCAGTTCAGAGAAGTCCAGTGGTACATTCTCAAGTAGACCAACGGCGTCATCGAGACCAGGTTCGTCTGGTGCATCATCTACAGGCTCTTCTACAGGTTCTTCCCATGTTTCATCAGGATCCGAGTCCAGAAAGTCGAGTTCAGCCTCCAGTTCAGTGAAGTCCAGTGGTACATTCTCAAGTAGACCAACGGCGTCATCGAGACCAGGTTCGTCTGGTGCATCATCTACAGGCTCTTCTACAGGTTCTTCCCATGTTTCATCAGGATCCGAGTCCAGAAAGTCGAGTTCAGCCTCCAATTCAGCCTCCAGTTCAGCCTCCAGTTCTGCATCAGTAAGACGTTCATCAGCGGCCGCAGTATCTAGTAACATGCGTCCATCAGGAACATCCAGTGGTACATTCTCAAGTAGACCAACGGCGTCATCGAGACCAGGTTCGTCTACCGGCCCATCTGCAGGTTCATCGAGAGCATCCAGTGCGTCTGGTGCATCATCTACAGGCTCTTCTACAGGTTCTTCCCATGTTTCATCAGGATCCGAGTCCAGAAAGTCGAGTTCAGCCTCCAGTTCAGTGAAGTCCAGTGGTACATTCTCAAGTAGACCAACGGCGTCATCGAGACCAGGTTCGTCTACCGGCCCATCTGCAGGTTCATCGAGAGCATCCAGTGCGTCTGGTGCATCATCTACAGGCTCTTCTACAGGTTCTTCCCATGTTTCATCAGGATCCGAGTCCAGAAAGTCGAGTTCAGCCTCCAATTCAGCCTCCAGTTCTGCCTCCAGTTCTGCATCAGTAAGACGTTCATCAGCGGCCGCAGTATCTAGTAACATGCGTCCATCAGGAACATCCAGTGGTACATTCTCAAGTAGACCAACGGCGTCATCGAGACCAGGTTCGTCTGGTGCATCATCTACAGGCTCTTCTACAGGTTCTTCCCATGTTTCATCAGGATCCGAGTCCAGAAAGTCGAGTTCAGCCTCCAGTTCAGAGAAGTCCAGTGGTACATTCTCAAGTAGACCAACGGCGTCATCGAGACCAGGTTCGTCTGGTGCATCATCTACAGGCTCTTCTACAGGTTCTTCCCATGTTTCATCAGGATCCGAGTCCAGAAAGTCGAGTTCAGCCTCCAGTTCAGAGAAGTCCAGTGGTACATTCTCAAGTAGACCAACGGCGTCATCGAGACCAGGTTCGTCTACCGGCCCATCTGCAGGTTCATCGAGAGCATCCAGTGCGTCTGGTGCATCATCTACAGGCTCTTCTACAGGTTCTTCCCATGTTTCATCAGGATCCGAGTCCAGAAAGTCGAGTTCAGCCTCCAGTTCAGTGAAGTCCAGTGGTACATTCTCAAGTAGACCAACGGCGTCATCGAGACCAGGTTCGTCTGGTGCATCATCTGCAGGCTCTTCTACAGGTTCTTCCCATGTTTCATCAGGATCCGAGTCCAGAAAGTCGAGTTCAGCCTCCAATTCAGCCTCCAGTTCAGCCTCCAGTTCTGCATCAGTAAGACGTTCATCAGCGGCCGCAGTATCTAGTAACATGCGTCCATCAGGAACATCCAGTGGTACATTCTCAAGTAGACCAACGGCGTCATCGAGACCAGGTTCGTCTACCGGCCCATCTGCAGGTTCATCGAGAGCATCCAGTGCGTCTGGTGCATCATCTACAGGCTCTTCTACAGGTTCTTCCCATGTTTCATCAGGATCCGAGTCCAGAAAGTCGAGTTCAGCCTCCAGTTCAGTGAAGTCCAGTGGTACATTCTCAAGTAGACCAACGGTGTCATCGAGATCAGGTTCGTCTGGTGCATCATCTACAGGCTCTTCTACAGGTTCTTCCCATGTTTCATCAGGATCCGAGTCCAGAAAGTCGAGTTCAGCCTCCAGT
The Pichia kudriavzevii chromosome 2, complete sequence DNA segment above includes these coding regions:
- a CDS encoding uncharacterized protein (PKUD0B07660), whose product is MKIKFWLPWMSSLISLAETIDLASLANDCPIDTVTVYYSSFLPFGNGASKSPFTSTTFSSTLQTLPTSNQEQPSKRYTDTSESSSLEGSTPLGTTSTALDSSSIISISSTSYEASSLSQHISSESSSSLSSSVEVSSDVLSFSSEITLSQPTSAGTSVTLQSSLSTTSEITVSTSGSTIFSSDLSTSPSIDSETNSSQSIPSISSPILASSSVSSTFVSTILSSTSSDLTSSSSSSTVSTSIHSEPTSSNVTPTDSTTTSLASTLTSLNSSSSIFTTSTGISNESSTSASTSNEGTKSSNFSTSSTGTTTSESITSTQSRHTTPRISSTLSNESSHFSVVSSDTTVYYSSSSVVVNSSTNPLNNESTNSNSVSSHTTPTTNPPTSAIKPTTSNPDTFSSSKATYSLTTSTTLSASGASSTGSSRPGSSGASSTGSSTGSSHVSSGSESRKSSSASSSVKSSGTFSSRPTASSRPGSSGASSAGSSTGSSHVSSGSESRKSSSASSSVKSSGTFSSRPTASSRPGSSTGPSAGSSRASSASGASSTGSSTGSSHVSSGSESRKSSSASSSVKSSGTFSSRPTASSRPGSSGASSTGSSTGSSHVSSGSESRKSSSASNSASSSASSSASVRRSSAAAVSSNMRPSGTSSGTFSSRPTASSRPGSSGASSTGSSTGSSHVSSGSESRKSSSASSSEKSSGTFSSRPTASSRPGSSGASSTGSSTGSSHVSSGSESRKSSSASSSEKSSGTFSSRPTASSRPGSSTGPSAGSSRASSASGASSTGSSTGSSHVSSGSESRKSSSASSSVKSSGTFSSRPTASSRPGSSGASSTGSSTGSSHVSSGSESRKSSSASNSASSSASSSASSSASVRRSSAAAVSSNMRPSGTSSGTFSSRPTASSRPGSSTGPSAGSSRASSASGASSTGSSTGSSHVSSGSESRKSSSASSSVKSSGTFSSRPTVSSRSGSSGASSTGSSTGSSHVSSGSESRKSSSASSSEKSSGTFSSRPTASSRPGSSGASSTGSSTGSSHVSSGSESRKSSSASSSVKSSGTFSSRPTASSRPGSSGASSTGSSTGSSHVSSGSESRKSSSASNSASSSASSSASVRRSSAAAVSSNMRPSGTSSGTFSSRPTASSRPGSSTGPSAGSSRASSASGASSTGSSTGSSHVSSGSESRKSSSASSSVKSSGTFSSRPTASSRPGSSTGPSAGSSRASSASGASSTGSSTGSSHVSSGSESRKSSSASNSASSSASSSASVRRSSAAAVSSNMRPSGTSSGTFSSRPTASSRPGSSGASSTGSSTGSSHVSSGSESRKSSSASSSEKSSGTFSSRPTASSRPGSSGASSTGSSTGSSHVSSGSESRKSSSASSSEKSSGTFSSRPTASSRPGSSTGPSAGSSRASSASGASSTGSSTGSSHVSSGSESRKSSSASSSVKSSGTFSSRPTASSRPGSSGASSAGSSTGSSHVSSGSESRKSSSASNSASSSASSSASVRRSSAAAVSSNMRPSGTSSGTFSSRPTASSRPGSSTGPSAGSSRASSASGASSTGSSTGSSHVSSGSESRKSSSASSSVKSSGTFSSRPTVSSRSGSSGASSTGSSTGSSHVSSGSESRKSSSASSSEKSSGTFSSRPTASSRPGSSGASSTGSSTGSSHVSSGSESRKSSSASSSVKSSGTFSSRPTASSRPGSSGASSTGSSTGSSHVSSGSESRKSSSASSSVKSSGTFSSRPTASSRPGSSTGPSAGSSNRLYYRSSPRSSGSYATRSFSSYIPNTLVTRTRSTST